CCTATCTGAGCGAAGGGAGCTGGATTCATGAGTGAACTGAAGCGCAAGCTGTTAATTACGGGAGCTGCCGGTGTCATCGGTCGCAGCCTGCTGGAGGGGCTGAGAGCCAAGGGTTCGTATGACATCGTTGCAGCTGATCTGCTTGAGGACAAGGAAGCTGGCATTGTAGCCATGGATGTGACAGATGGGGAACGCCTGAAAGAACTGATGAAAGGGGTTCACACCGTTCTGCACATTGCATGGGCTAAGGATGAGGAAGATTTTCTGGGCAAAGTTCTGCCGATCAACGTAACCGGGGCCTACCATGTGTATGAAGCAGCACGGTTGAACGGTGTTCAGCGAGTGATCTTTGCAAGTTCCAACCATGCGACAGGATTCTATCCTACAGGTGAGGATATTGAAGTGGACGATCCGTACCGACCAGACAGCTTCTACGGACTTAGCAAATGTTATATTGAACTGCTGGGACGTTATTATGTCGACAAATATGACCTGTCCTCCTTCAACATTCGGATTGGAAACTTCTCCGGTGATACATTCCCGCACTCGGAGCGCTCGGCTCATATCTGGATCTCACCAAGAGACATGGTCCAGCTCGCCGAGTGCTGTATTGAGGCGGATTCGGATATGAAGTACTTGAATCTGTATGGGACCTCGGCGAATACGGATAATTACTATGACATTGGCTACCTGGCGAAGAAGATTGGATACATTCCACAGGATGATGCAGCGGAGTTGTGGGAAGAGGCAAAACTTAGAGGCGTGCCCGATAAACAGGATGAGACAGCCTTCCAGGGCGGAGGCCATGTGGAGAAAGAACCGAAGGATTCATAAGAAGGCGACACTTTGTGATGAAAACGCTATTTTCTATTGTAGCCGAAAGGGATAAAATGGAGACTGAGGTGTTCAGTGTTTCCATTTTGCACAAGAGGAAGGAACGATTTCAATCATGAGTACAAGTCCATCCGTTATATTGTTTCAGGGAGACTCGATTACAGATGGGGGAAGATCACGCAATGATGATCCGAATCATTTTCTCGGTCACGGGTATGCGTATCTGATCTCCAGCAAACTGGGTATGGAACTGGCGGGCAAGGATAAGACGTTCTATAACAGAGGTATCAGCGGGGATCGGGCATCTGATCTGTACGCACGTTGGAATGAGGATACAATTAGTCTGAAACCAGACCTGATCAGCATCCTGATTGGGGTGAATGATGCTTGGCGCACGATGAATGGTGAAGCTAGCGGGGTAACGGATCGTTTCGGACGGGCGTATCGCCATTTGCTCGAAGAAACACGGGAAGTGATGCCGGATACGGGGCTGGTTTTGATGGAACCTTTTATCCTGAATACCGGAGCGACTGCTGAGAAATGGGAAGCCTGGGAGGCGTATATCGGTCAATATCAAAAACTGGCTCAAGGTCTTGCTGAAGAATTCGGAGCGGTGTGGGTGCCATTGCAGCAGACGTTTAATGATGCTCTGAAGCAGGCGGATGCAGCGTACTGGTTATGGGACGGCGTACATCCAACCGCGGCAGGCCATGAGCTGATTGCACGCCAATGGTTGTCTGTTGTACAGAATTCTCCGCTTGCGATTGTGTAACCCAAACGAATACTTAACAATATGAGATAGCTATCAAAAGCCTGTGGTAACAGGCAGAATGCAACGGAGAACCTGACTGAGGTTCTTCGTTTTTTTTTTGGTCAGGAAGGAGAAGGAAGTAACATCGTGGAAAGTGTTCTAATGGATAATTATTCAAAAATGCCATTATATCCGGTGAAATGAAATCGATTACATTATAATATAGGTATGACAATCCATTAACGAAGAGTGGTGAATCCAGTGGAAGATTCCATTCACGAAGTCGAAAATGAAAATATAAACCAACGTGGTACTGAGAGCAGAGCATTGAGTTCCTTAAATGCCGACAGACTCTTGGAGAAGTTATCCCGGCCTGAATTGGCTACGTTATACACAGACTTAAAGGCTTACGGTGAACGCGCCTTGAACGAACCCTTGCCTTCCTTATCGTTCCGTCTATACCGCCAGTTCAGTGAGACGGGTGAGCGGAAAGCTTATGAGCAAGCTTATTTCGATCGAAGGGGCAGGTTGGCTGCTGTGGCGATGCTCGCATTGGATTCAGCTAGGCCGGATGCACTGCAAGCGCTGGAGGAAATGTTGTGGGACGTGTGTGGTGAGTATACGTGGTGCTTGCCCGCACATTTGGGTACGGGAGAGGTCGATCAGGTGAATGGAAACATTGATCTGTTCGCCGCAGAGACAGTACATATGCTGGCAGAGATGGTGACCATTCACGCCGATCGGCTGGATCGTCTTGTCATAGAACGGATCAGGTATGAAGCAGAGCGACGAATCTTCGCCCCGCTTTACCGAGATCAGCAGAAGTTCCACTGGCAGACAGCGGATCACAATTGGTCGGCGGTCTGTGGTGGCTGCTGCGGCATGGCCGCATTGTTGCTGTCGGAGGATGAGACCACGCTAAGGGAATCGATCTCCCATACGGTCGGTTGTATGAACGCATTCCTGAGCGGTTATGGCGAGGATGGCGGCTGTGCTGAAGGCATTGGATATTGGGTATATGGATTCGGTTATTTCACCTATTATGCCGAGATGCTTCGTGAGTACAGTGAGGGTGAACTAGATCTGCTGACAGGTTCCAAAATAGCAGCCATCGCAGCCTTCCCGCTGCGAGTTCATCTGTCGGGCGGCACATTCGTGAATTATTCGGACAGTGCCGAGCAGGAAGAGATTCCTTCCGGACTACTCTCCCTGCTCGCGTCCCGGGTGGGGTTGCAGGTAGATCTGCCGCTTCATATTCCACTGTTTACCGATGATCCCTGTCATCGCTGGGCACATCTAGTGCGGAATGTGATGTGGAGCGATCCGGCAGTATATGGTGATGAAGGAGCCTCTGGACAGGTTGAACGTGGATTTATTTTTCAAAATCTGGGCTGGATGGTTGCGAAGGGTGTGCTTCATTCTCCGGGTAATCAACGTTCCAGCGGCGCGCCCCTTCATGTGGCTATTTCCGTTAAAGGCGGGCATAACGATGAACCTCACAACCATAATGATCTGGGTCAGTTCATTATCCATTGCGGTGGTGAGAATATCCTGTGTGATCCGGGAGCAGGGTTGTATACCCAAGCGTATTTTGCGCCAGGCAGAGAGCGCCTGTTCCACATCTCGTCATCCGGGCATAACGTTCCGCTCATTGAAGGGCAGGAGCAAAGCTCGGGCCAGCAAGCGCAAGCCCATGTGTTAGAGGCAAAACTGGCAGCGGATGGCGGTGAGCTGAATACAACATTGGATCTGACATCCGCATACCCTGGAGCTGCTTCACTGGCTCGTTATACACGTCAATTCCATTGGGCATTGAACCCTGACGGCAGTAGAGATGGAGCGGAATTGCGTCTGATTGACCGTTTTCAATGGAAGAGCAGGAGGGAGTCTTCGGCAGAACCATTCTCTTCGGCGGATGATTCAGATGCAGGATATTCAAGCGTTGTGGAACGATGGGTGAGCAGAGTGCAGCCTGAAGTGGTGAAGAGCGGTAATCTTCGCTGGCAAGGTGTACATGGAACGGTCCATATGGTGTATGATGCCAACCACTGGCAAGTATTTACGGAAGCAATGAACACCGTCGATCATGACAATGTTCCAGTCACATTCTATCGAACGTCACTATCATGGACAGGTGTGATTAATGAGACTGATGTTCGGATAGAAAGTTCTGATCTGATTGAAACGGTATGTGAGGTACACTTCAGCATTGAACCGAAAAATGGGAGAAACCGAGGTGAGCATACGTGAGTAAATATACATCTGCGTCCACATATCCATGGAAAGATGAACTCGAACGTTACCGTTCATTGGCAGAGCAAGCGGGCCCTCCTCCGGCAGACGGCTGGAATAGGGAGCGCAAGTTGGCACTTGTTGAGAGTGTGGTTCGCGCTTACACGCCATATCAGGACAGCCAGGGTGCAATTATCGACCCGTTCTCGGGTGTGGAGAGATATTATTCTACACCGGCCTATGCGATGGCTGCGGCAGTTCTGGTTGATGCGGGACGTACAGATCTGCTGGATTCCGCAGCGGTAGCCCTGTCACAGAGCATTGATGCCTTAGTCAATGGTAGCGCACCTGACAATCACCCTGATTTTTTTCCGGTGCTCATGATGAGAGCCTATATGTTGTTGAAGTCACATCTGCCTGAACAAGCACAGATCTGGGCTGAGGCACTCAAGACGATCCACCCTGAACAAGATTATGTATTTACGATGAGCAAGATGAACAATCCCAACCGCATGATTAACTGGAACGCTATTATGATCTCTGGCGAGTATCTGCGGTGGCGTGAACAGCTGGCGAATCAGGGTACTGCGTGGATGGATCGTTATCTGGAAGCCTATCATGTGCCCCGATTTACAGCACTCGGATTGTATCAGGATGGACCGCTGGATCGACCGAATTGTCCATTTTCCTATGATATTGCCACCCGTTATCACCTTGGGGTGATGCTTGAAGCTGGTTACGTTGGAACCACTGCCGATACGTTACGTGAACAGCTGCGCCATGGTGCCTTCAGCTCGCTACTGACGCTCTCGCCGCTAGGTGAGATTCCACCGCGTGGTCGTAGCTCCCAGCATCAGTGGAATGAAGCTGCCGCAGCTTATGTATGCTCCACACATGCAACGCAGGCTCTGGAGGCGGGAGATCCGGTGATGGCGGGTGCATTCGCACGTGCGGCCAATCGGTGTTTTGCTGCTGTTGAGCGCTGGAAGATGGATGATGGACGTTTGAAAATCGTGCGCAATGAATACTCGCCAGAAGATCGGCACGGGTATGAAATCTATACCAACCACACCTGTTACAACCTGTGGACAGCAGCAGCGCTGGCCCACGCTTGTCTCAGTGATCCGGGAGATGATGTGGGCGAAGTGTACCTTCCTTCCGAGGTGGGCAGTAGGGTTTTGCAGACGGATGGGTGGTTCGAAACTGTGATTGCTTCCATACCTGGTCAGCAACTGGTATTACACACGGCGATGAATGATCCGTATACGATCCCTGGTTTGGTACGGATTCAGCAGACGGGGTTACCTGGTCTGATTGGTCCTTCCGCTGCCAGTCATGTGCAGGCCGGATTCACGGAATTTGCCGAAGGGGTGGTCCGCCCGCTCAGCTATTGTCCTGCCTGGAAGACACCAGATGGGGTATGGCACAGTCTTGCAGAGGGTATTCCATTGGGTGGTACATATGATCGGGATGTTGGATTAGATCCTGCTCAGGGAGGTGGTTCCATTGTATATGAGAAGGTGGACCATGATACCCGGAACCAAGTGGAGCAGCATCTGGCGGAAAGAGCATCAGAAGATGGTGTTAATGCCTTGGAGAATTCTTTTGCCGTGACATGGGTCGGTCCATTACCTGGAATTGAAACATTGCGTACTCATTATGTGCAACAGGCAGACTTGCTGACTATAACGTATGAATTCGAAGGTGAGATCACGGCGGCAGGTGCACTCATTCCGTTGATGTTCCATGATGGCCGTGAACAGGCGGTGATTACTCATACGGATCAAAGCGTGCGAACGGAGTATCGGGGGGCCTATGTAGAATCTACAGCGCTGGATCAGGAAGCCATTATTCATCTGGAGGATCAGGCCGTGGCTTCCCGTAATGGGTTGCTGAAAGAAGCGAGGATTGAAGTGAACGGAGCACGTAGTCTGACCTTTACGGTCCGATTGGGCGAGGTTACACAGGAAGGCGTTTAGGTCGAGGATCATTAGACCTCGAAACATCTCGATGATAGTTAAACGTGTTATTCCTGGATGAATAAGTTGAGGTTGAACTGGAGCATCAAGCAAAGATGTCCGGTATTGAATCGAGGAGGGATATGTTCATGAACACATCAACGTCGGTAAAATGGCTGGAGGAAGCGTGGCAACAGGGAGCTGCCAAAACGATTCGGAATGCGAAGCGGATCAAGGATACATTTCCACATATCGCCCCGCAAGGGACGTATGACCGGAATGATCCGGAATGGTGGACAGCAGGTTTCTGGCCTGGACTGTTATGGTTGGTCCATGGAGATGCGCCGGAAAATGAAGCGGTCGCTCCGCTACATCGCATTGCCGAAAGTTGTGAGCGGCAACTGGAAGGTTGTCTACGTGATCCCGAATCGGTCGATCACGATCTGGGGTTCATCTGGCTGCTTAGTGGCGTAGCCAACTACCGCCAGACGGGCAGCACGGATGGACGGCGGCGCGGCATGCTCGCCGCCAACCTGCTCGCTGCCCGGTTCCATGTGCGCGGTGAGTTCATACGCGCCTGGAACTTCAGCTCGTCAGCAATGGATACGCGCGGCGTAGCCATCATTGACAGCATGATGAACCTGCCGCTGCTCTACTGGGCATCCGAGCAGAGCGGCGATCCTCGCTTCCGCTGGCTGGCGGAAGCACATGCGGACACCGTCGCGCGCGAATTTATCCGCGCTGACGGGTCCATCTGCCACGTGGTGGAGTTCGATCCACACACGGGGCAGAAGCTGCGAGAGCATGGCGGACAGGGCCATGCTCCAGGTTCCGCCTGGGCGCGAGGCACCGCCTGGGCGTTGCATGGGTTTGCGCTGTCTTTCCGGTATACGGGCGAAGCCCGATATCTGGAGACAGCGGAGCGTGCGGCCGATTTCTTCCTCGCCATGCTTGGCGAAGAGATCGTGCCGATGTGGGATTTCCGCGCACCTGCGGAGCATCAGGTGGCGTGGGATTCGTCCGCTGCGGCGATTGCCGCGAGCGGGCTTATAGAGCTGGCGAAGCTGTCGCCACGCGGGGAAACCTATGCTGCCGCGGGAGAACGTATCGTCCGCGGCTTGCATGAGAACTATAGCTCCGGCGACTCGGCAGCGGAAGAAGGTCTGATCATGCAGGGAACGGTGCATTACCCGGAAGGGCGAGGGCTGAATGTGCCGATTATATACGGCGATTATTTCTATATGGAAGCGCTGGCGAAGCTGCGTGGACGTGCGGGGTTATTTTAGAAAAAGAGTTAAGAACGATTTAGCATGTAATTAGTAGTAGCAACAATAACAAGCCATCATCACCTGTCCGCCTCACGTTGTATCCGATACGAGGAACGAACAATATTCCTTCTATTGGAGGCCGCGGACAGGCAGATGATGTGTAATATGTTTGATTGAAAAGAACTCGTCTCACTTCGAAGGCGTGCGTCTCAGGATAACAAAGTCGGCGGAAGATTGATCCGGATATCGCTGCGGAATAATCTCATGTACTTTGAAATCAGGGTAGTCGTAGAGATAATGGAACAGATTACGGTCCTGGATTGTATCAATCCCCGGGTTGCCGTTTTCTTTCAAACGGGTGTAAAGCACCACCCATGCTGTTGAGGAGTGCAGAATATCATAGAGGGTATTGCGAAAATCTGTTTCATCCGTGATGTGATATAACACATCCAGACAGACCGTCAGATCGGCTTGCAGGAAACCTCGGTTAATCCATAGGCCTGGTGTATACAGCATGAAGCTCTTGGACGAATCCTTGGCAAATTGGGAAGCACAACGCTTTACTGAAGAAGCCGCTACATCCACGCCCAGGTAGTCCTCATAATTCATGTATTGCAACTGGTTGCCATCCCCACATCCAAACTCAATGACACGATGAATCCCTTCACGTTGAATCAGTCCGTTCACGACCTCGGCCTTAAATTCAGCCAAAACCCCGTATGAACCCCTCCCGGAAGTTTCACCCGAACGATATGTTTCCTCCCAATACCCGATGTAATCAAAAGGCTGACGCATTATGTTTCCTCCAATCCTGTTAAAAGAAGTTCAAGACAGTCAATATACATAGGTATGCGCAATATTTGCAGGTATGATCGGTTGAAACAGGAATAGAAGATAAATTAATTTCCATAGAATTCCCTGAAAATTTCCTGAAAGTCTAAACATCTGGAAAGGACTTGCCGACATAAAACATAAGGAAAAAAATGATGATAATCGGGGGGAAATGATGTTAAAGCCAAGATTGACCAAGTACATGGTGATGATGCTGGTGTTGATGCTGAGTATTTCCAACGTAGGCTTGGCCGCTGCGGCAGACAAAGAACTGTCCAAAATTGTGGTTTCCAAGAATGAAATGTCGCTCGAAGTTGGTGATTCCAGTTCCGTTACAGTGACAGGTGTATATTCTGATAATACATCGGCAAACGTAACGATCAGTTCATCCTGGAGTACCAGTGATACTTCGATAGCAACTGTATATAATGGCGCAATTACAGCCAAAAAGGAAGGTACAGCGACGATTACCGCAGCTTACCAGGGTCAAAGTCAAACCGTTCAAGTAAAAGTAACGAAGAAGGTCAAAGCCCTTTCGAAAAACGTGCAAAGTCTGGATTTGCGCACGGGAGATACAAAAGAAATTATTTTGACAGCAACGTATAGTGACAATGAAACAAATAATGCAGCAGCAAGTACCGCTGAATGGTCTACAAGTGATGAGAAGGTTGCTACCGTTGTGAATGGTAAAGTAACTGGACAAAGCGCAGGTACGGCAGTTATTACTGCGAAAGTTGGCAGCCAGAGCGTGACGGTGGATGTTAACGTTGAAGTGGTTAAACGTGTAGATGTAGATAAACAGCAGGTTAACCTGTTGTTAAACAAAAGTGAAAGTGTGAAAG
The window above is part of the Paenibacillus sp. 1781tsa1 genome. Proteins encoded here:
- a CDS encoding NAD(P)-dependent oxidoreductase, which translates into the protein MKRKLLITGAAGVIGRSLLEGLRAKGSYDIVAADLLEDKEAGIVAMDVTDGERLKELMKGVHTVLHIAWAKDEEDFLGKVLPINVTGAYHVYEAARLNGVQRVIFASSNHATGFYPTGEDIEVDDPYRPDSFYGLSKCYIELLGRYYVDKYDLSSFNIRIGNFSGDTFPHSERSAHIWISPRDMVQLAECCIEADSDMKYLNLYGTSANTDNYYDIGYLAKKIGYIPQDDAAELWEEAKLRGVPDKQDETAFQGGGHVEKEPKDS
- a CDS encoding SGNH/GDSL hydrolase family protein; the protein is MSTSPSVILFQGDSITDGGRSRNDDPNHFLGHGYAYLISSKLGMELAGKDKTFYNRGISGDRASDLYARWNEDTISLKPDLISILIGVNDAWRTMNGEASGVTDRFGRAYRHLLEETREVMPDTGLVLMEPFILNTGATAEKWEAWEAYIGQYQKLAQGLAEEFGAVWVPLQQTFNDALKQADAAYWLWDGVHPTAAGHELIARQWLSVVQNSPLAIV
- a CDS encoding heparinase II/III family protein; its protein translation is MEDSIHEVENENINQRGTESRALSSLNADRLLEKLSRPELATLYTDLKAYGERALNEPLPSLSFRLYRQFSETGERKAYEQAYFDRRGRLAAVAMLALDSARPDALQALEEMLWDVCGEYTWCLPAHLGTGEVDQVNGNIDLFAAETVHMLAEMVTIHADRLDRLVIERIRYEAERRIFAPLYRDQQKFHWQTADHNWSAVCGGCCGMAALLLSEDETTLRESISHTVGCMNAFLSGYGEDGGCAEGIGYWVYGFGYFTYYAEMLREYSEGELDLLTGSKIAAIAAFPLRVHLSGGTFVNYSDSAEQEEIPSGLLSLLASRVGLQVDLPLHIPLFTDDPCHRWAHLVRNVMWSDPAVYGDEGASGQVERGFIFQNLGWMVAKGVLHSPGNQRSSGAPLHVAISVKGGHNDEPHNHNDLGQFIIHCGGENILCDPGAGLYTQAYFAPGRERLFHISSSGHNVPLIEGQEQSSGQQAQAHVLEAKLAADGGELNTTLDLTSAYPGAASLARYTRQFHWALNPDGSRDGAELRLIDRFQWKSRRESSAEPFSSADDSDAGYSSVVERWVSRVQPEVVKSGNLRWQGVHGTVHMVYDANHWQVFTEAMNTVDHDNVPVTFYRTSLSWTGVINETDVRIESSDLIETVCEVHFSIEPKNGRNRGEHT
- a CDS encoding glycosyl hydrolase, with translation MSKYTSASTYPWKDELERYRSLAEQAGPPPADGWNRERKLALVESVVRAYTPYQDSQGAIIDPFSGVERYYSTPAYAMAAAVLVDAGRTDLLDSAAVALSQSIDALVNGSAPDNHPDFFPVLMMRAYMLLKSHLPEQAQIWAEALKTIHPEQDYVFTMSKMNNPNRMINWNAIMISGEYLRWREQLANQGTAWMDRYLEAYHVPRFTALGLYQDGPLDRPNCPFSYDIATRYHLGVMLEAGYVGTTADTLREQLRHGAFSSLLTLSPLGEIPPRGRSSQHQWNEAAAAYVCSTHATQALEAGDPVMAGAFARAANRCFAAVERWKMDDGRLKIVRNEYSPEDRHGYEIYTNHTCYNLWTAAALAHACLSDPGDDVGEVYLPSEVGSRVLQTDGWFETVIASIPGQQLVLHTAMNDPYTIPGLVRIQQTGLPGLIGPSAASHVQAGFTEFAEGVVRPLSYCPAWKTPDGVWHSLAEGIPLGGTYDRDVGLDPAQGGGSIVYEKVDHDTRNQVEQHLAERASEDGVNALENSFAVTWVGPLPGIETLRTHYVQQADLLTITYEFEGEITAAGALIPLMFHDGREQAVITHTDQSVRTEYRGAYVESTALDQEAIIHLEDQAVASRNGLLKEARIEVNGARSLTFTVRLGEVTQEGV
- a CDS encoding glycoside hydrolase family 88 protein, giving the protein MNTSTSVKWLEEAWQQGAAKTIRNAKRIKDTFPHIAPQGTYDRNDPEWWTAGFWPGLLWLVHGDAPENEAVAPLHRIAESCERQLEGCLRDPESVDHDLGFIWLLSGVANYRQTGSTDGRRRGMLAANLLAARFHVRGEFIRAWNFSSSAMDTRGVAIIDSMMNLPLLYWASEQSGDPRFRWLAEAHADTVAREFIRADGSICHVVEFDPHTGQKLREHGGQGHAPGSAWARGTAWALHGFALSFRYTGEARYLETAERAADFFLAMLGEEIVPMWDFRAPAEHQVAWDSSAAAIAASGLIELAKLSPRGETYAAAGERIVRGLHENYSSGDSAAEEGLIMQGTVHYPEGRGLNVPIIYGDYFYMEALAKLRGRAGLF
- a CDS encoding methyltransferase domain-containing protein, whose translation is MRQPFDYIGYWEETYRSGETSGRGSYGVLAEFKAEVVNGLIQREGIHRVIEFGCGDGNQLQYMNYEDYLGVDVAASSVKRCASQFAKDSSKSFMLYTPGLWINRGFLQADLTVCLDVLYHITDETDFRNTLYDILHSSTAWVVLYTRLKENGNPGIDTIQDRNLFHYLYDYPDFKVHEIIPQRYPDQSSADFVILRRTPSK